CGACACACGTCACGCCCGAGTCGCGCGCGACGATGGCCTCGATGCCCGTGCCCACCAGCGGAGCGCTGGTGCGCAGCAGCGGAACCGCCTGGCGCTGCATGTTCGAGCCCATGAGGGCGCGGTTGGCGTCGTCGTTCTCCAGGAACGGGATGAGCGACGCCGCCACCGACACCAGCTGGTTCGGCGACACGTCCATCAGGTCCACGTCCTCGGCGCGCGCCTGGACGAACTCACCGCCGCGGCGGCTGGACACGAGCGCGTTGACGAACTTGCCCTTCTTGTCCGTCTCCGCGTTCGCCTGCGCGATGGTGTGCTTCTCCTCCTCGAGCGCCGAGTAGAAGGCCACGTCCGTCGTCACGACGCCCGCGTCGACCTTGCGGTACGGCGTCTCCACGAAGCCGAACTCGTTGACGCGCGCGTAGGTGGACAAGGACGCGATGAGGCCGATGTTCGGACCTTCCGGCGTCTCGATGGGGCAGATGCGGCCGTAGTGCGTCGGGTGGACGTCGCGGACCTCGAAGCCCGCGCGCTCACGCGTCAGACCACCGGGCCCGAGCGCGGACAGACGGCGCTTGTGCGTGACCTCGGACAGGGGGTTCGTCTGGTCCATGAACTGCGACAGCTGGCTGGACCCGAAGAACTCCTTGATGACCGCCGTGACGGGCTTGGCGTTGATGAGATCGTGCGGCATGAGCGTCTCGATCTCCTGGAGGCTCATGCGCTCCTTGATCGCCCGCTCCATGCGAACCAGACCGATGCGGTACTGGTTCTCGAGCAGCTCGCCCACCGCGCGAACGCGCCGGTTGCCGAGGTGGTCGATGTCGTCGATGGTGCCCTTGCCGTTCTTCAGATCGATCAGGTAGCGGATCACCTCGAGGATGTCCCGCTTGGTGAGGATCTGCCCGTCGAGCGGCTCCTCGAGGCCGAACTTGAAGTTCAACTTGAGGCGACCCACCTTGGACAGGTCGTAGCGCTCGGGGTTGAAGAACAGGTTCGTGAACAGGTTGATGGCCGTCTCCGGCGTCGGCGGATCGCCAGGACGCAGACGACGGTAGATCTCCATGATGGACTGCTCGGGCGTCTCGAGCTTGTCCAGCATGAGCGTCTCACGCAGGTAGGGACCCACGTTGAGGTTGTCGATGAAGAGGACCTTGAACTCCTTGATGTTGCGCTTGAGGAGCTCGTCCACCTTCTCCTGCGAGACTTCCTCGTTGCACTCGAGGATGACCTCACCGGTGTTCTCGTCCACCACGTCGTACGCGGACACCTTCGTGAAGAGCTCGTCCGCGTCGATGGGCAGCGTCTTCATCTTCGCCGCCTCGAGCTTCTTGATGGCGACGCGGGTGAACTTGCGGTTCTTCTTGACGATCAGCTCACCCGTCTTCGTCTTGATGTCACGGGTGGCGCGCTGGCCGGGGAGCAGCTCCAGCTCGACGCTCTTCTCGAAGTCCGCCGCCGTCTGGAGGTAGATGGTCTCCGTGGCGTAGTAGTAGTTGAGGATCTCCTCGGTGGAGCCCTTGAACTCCAGCGGGTTCTTCTTCGCGGTGTCGCTGACGGCGCCCAGGGCGCGGATGAGCACCGTGGCGGGCAGCTTGCGGCGCCGGTCGATGCGCACGTACAGCAGGTCCTTGTGGTCGAACTCGAAGTCGATCCACGAACCGCGGTAGGGAATGATGCGGGCGTTGTACAGCAGCTTGCCCGACGAGTGGCTCTTGCCCTTGTCGTGGTCGAAGAACGCGCCCGGGCTGCGATGCAGCTGGCTGACGACCACGCGCTCCGTGCCGTTGATGATGAAGGTGCCGTTCTGGGTCATCAACGGGATTTCCCCGAAGTAGACCTCCTGCTCCTTCACGTCACGGATGGACTGCGCGCCGGTCTCCTCGTCCTTGTCCCACACCACCAGGCGAACGACCACCTTGATGGGGGCGGAGTAGGTCATGCCACGCTGGTGGCACTCATCGACATCGTACTTCGGCTTCTCCAGGTGGTAGCTGACGAACTCCAGCGACGACGTCTCGTTGAAATCCCGAATCGGGAAAACCGAGTTGAAGACACCCTGAAGTCCGAGGTCCTCACGCTTCTCCGGGGCGATATCGGCCTGGAGGAACTTCTCGTAGGACTGCTTCTGGATGTTGATAAGATTGGGAATGTCGATGATCTTCGCGATCTTCGCGAAGGTCTTCCGCACGCGGAAATTGTTCTGGATCTGCGTCGGCATTCTGGCTCCGGGGACTGCTGCTCGGGCGGGGCAAACTTCAATAACGCGCGGCGGCGCCGGGAAATTTGCAACGGTCAAATGGGCAAAGCCGGCAGCCCCCCTACGGGGAGCGCCGGCCTGCTCATCCGGTCAGGAGGCTGCTTGGAAATTCCCGGAAACCAAGCAACCCCTGTGCGACTTACTTGATGTCGACGGTGGCGCCAGCGGCAACGAGCTGGTCCTTGATCTTCTTGGCGTCGTCCTTGTTGACGCCCTCCTTGACCGTCTTGGGCGCGCCCTCGACCAGGTCCTTGGCCTCCTTCAGGCCCAGGCCGGTGATGGCGCGGATCTCCTTGATGACGTTGATCTTGTTGGCGCCGGCGTTCGACAGCACCACCGTGAACTCCGTCTTCTCCTCGACAGGAGCGGCGGTGGCGGCGGCGGGGCCGGCGGCGACGGCGACGGCGGCGGCGGAGACGCCCCACTTCTCCTCGAGGGCCTTCACCAGGTTGGCGGCCTCGATGATGGTCAGGCCGGAGAGCTGCTCAACGATTGCATTCAGGTCAGCCATGGAACTCGTCCTTCTGGGTTTGACTAACGGCCTGCG
This window of the Myxococcus fulvus genome carries:
- the rpoB gene encoding DNA-directed RNA polymerase subunit beta, whose amino-acid sequence is MPTQIQNNFRVRKTFAKIAKIIDIPNLINIQKQSYEKFLQADIAPEKREDLGLQGVFNSVFPIRDFNETSSLEFVSYHLEKPKYDVDECHQRGMTYSAPIKVVVRLVVWDKDEETGAQSIRDVKEQEVYFGEIPLMTQNGTFIINGTERVVVSQLHRSPGAFFDHDKGKSHSSGKLLYNARIIPYRGSWIDFEFDHKDLLYVRIDRRRKLPATVLIRALGAVSDTAKKNPLEFKGSTEEILNYYYATETIYLQTAADFEKSVELELLPGQRATRDIKTKTGELIVKKNRKFTRVAIKKLEAAKMKTLPIDADELFTKVSAYDVVDENTGEVILECNEEVSQEKVDELLKRNIKEFKVLFIDNLNVGPYLRETLMLDKLETPEQSIMEIYRRLRPGDPPTPETAINLFTNLFFNPERYDLSKVGRLKLNFKFGLEEPLDGQILTKRDILEVIRYLIDLKNGKGTIDDIDHLGNRRVRAVGELLENQYRIGLVRMERAIKERMSLQEIETLMPHDLINAKPVTAVIKEFFGSSQLSQFMDQTNPLSEVTHKRRLSALGPGGLTRERAGFEVRDVHPTHYGRICPIETPEGPNIGLIASLSTYARVNEFGFVETPYRKVDAGVVTTDVAFYSALEEEKHTIAQANAETDKKGKFVNALVSSRRGGEFVQARAEDVDLMDVSPNQLVSVAASLIPFLENDDANRALMGSNMQRQAVPLLRTSAPLVGTGIEAIVARDSGVTCVARRDGTVESVDAGRIVVKADVPASLSDVSSEVDIYNLLKYQRSNQNTCLNQKPIISKGDKVRKGDVIADGPATETGELALGQNVVVAFMPWQGYNFEDSILISERILKDDVFTSIHIEEFECIARDTKLGKEEITRDIPNVGEEALKDLDESGIIRIGAEVKPGDVLVGKITPKGETQLSPEEKLLRAIFGEKAGDVRDSSLRVPPGVVGTVINAKVFSRKGVEKDERAKQIESMEEAKLLKDQNDEIKVLQDSAIGRIRALVRGKEVQGKLVDDKGKILLKKGDILDDALLATVPYKYWGEISVGDPLDSRVRDILRNLEETKEAVKLAFGEKIARIKKGDELPPGVIKMVKVYVAIKRKLAVGDKMAGRHGNKGVVSRILPEEDMPYLEDGRPVDIVLNPLGVPSRMNIGQILETHLGWAAKGTGEALQRYVEDNWGAEAIKERLKVIYGAETPFAAFLDKLDEEEIRQLCRRSKRGIHVATPVFDGAQELEIHQLLDEGKLPRTGQMVLFDGRTGEPFDQNVTVGVMYMLKLHHLVDEKIHARSIGPYSLVTQQPLGGKAQFGGQRLGEMEVWAMEAYGAAYTLQEFLTVKSDDVVGRTRMYEAIVKGDNVLESGLPESFNVLLKELQSLALDVELLESAPPERQRSFGGDFLGGGDGEERKTGTEA
- the rplL gene encoding 50S ribosomal protein L7/L12; this translates as MADLNAIVEQLSGLTIIEAANLVKALEEKWGVSAAAVAVAAGPAAATAAPVEEKTEFTVVLSNAGANKINVIKEIRAITGLGLKEAKDLVEGAPKTVKEGVNKDDAKKIKDQLVAAGATVDIK